The region TGAATTAACAGAAGATACTAGAATACATGAATATTTTATAGAAATGGTAAAAGAAAATGATAGAATTTAAATTATTAGACCCAATAAAGGATGAGCACATCCTTTATTCTATTGTAGAGCTAGAAGATATTATTTTTGAAGGAGCCTCAATAGGTAACTATAATATTAAACCTATGGCAAAGTATGGGAGAGTATATGCTTTATTAAATGGGAAAGAAATAGTTTCAATTATTGAGGTAATGTCTTCATTTGATAGAGAAATGGCATATATTTATGGATTATTTACTAATACTAAATATCAAAATCAAGGTATGGCCCATAGAATATTAGGATTAGTATTAGATGATTTAAAAAAAGAAGGAATAAAAAAAGTCCAATTAACAACAGGTACTCAAAATGTTAAAGCAAATAAACTATATTTAGATTACAATTTCTACGTAAAAGAATTACTAAAAGATGAGTATAAAGATGGAGAAGAGAGATATCTATATGAAGTTTTAATTTAAGGAGAATTATGAGTCATTATTATACAAATAATACAGATTTAAAAACTAATAGAAAAGATATGGAAATTACTTTTTCTAATAATAAATATTTATTTACAACGGATATTGGGGTATTTTCTAAAAATAAATTAGACTATGGAACTGAAGTAATGTTAGAAGATTTTATAAAAAACAATAAAAAACAAAAATTTAAATTATTAGATATAGGTTGTGGATATGGAACAGTAACAGTACTTTTATCTAAAATATATAGAGATAGCGAATATACATTAACTGATGTTAATGATAGGGCTTTAGAATTAGCAGAAGTAAATTGTAAAAATAATGAAGTTAAAAATTATGAAATATTTAAATCTAATTCTTTTGAAAATATAGATAAAAGTTTTGATATTATTATATCTAATCCTCCAATTAGAGCAGGTAAGGCAATCATTTTTGATATTTATGAAAATGCATATAAACATTTAAACTCTGATGGAGATTTTTATTGTGTAATTCAAACAAAACATGGAGCTAAAAGTACAGAGAAAAAATTACTAGAAGTTTTTGGAAATTGTAAAACTTTAGGAATACATTCCGGTTATAGAGTGTATTTATGTAAAAAGGAAAAATAAAATGAAAATATTAATACCTACTGCTAAGCAGATGAAAGAAAGAAATGAAAAAGAAAGAAAAGGTATAAATAATAAAACATTTAAAGTTTTAGAGTCTATACTTAAAGTAGATGATCTTTCTAAATTTTTTAAAATTAAAGGTGAACAAGCAAAAATAGAGAAAAAAAGATTTGAGGAAATTAGAAATAATATTGCTAAAGAATATAGTGCTATTGATTTATTTGATGGTTTAATGTATAGAAATATAAAAAGAGAAAATTTAAATGATTTAGAATGGAAATATTTAGATAACATTTACATTACTTCTTCTTTTTATGGAGTGATAAATTGTAAAGAAAATATTTCATTACATAGATTGGATTTCTTAAACAATTTGGATGTTGATGGGATTAGCTTAAAAAAATATTGGCAAGAAAATTTTGATAAAAGTATTGAAAATGAAAAAATTGTAATTTCTTTATTATCAAGTGAATTTGAAGAAGTATTTAGTAAAGAGTTAAGAGAAAAAATGATAAAAATTATTTTTAAAGATGATGGAAAGATACATTCAACAATATCAAAAAAAGCAAGAGGTAAATTTTTGACTACAATGATAGAAAAAAATGTTATGAAAATTGAAGATATAAAAAAATTGGAGTTTGATGGATATAAATTAACAGAAGAAAAAGATAATATATTAATATTTGAAAGATGAGGTATGTATGTTAACTAATGAATTAATAACTAAAGTTGTTGAAGTTATTATACAAGCAGGTCAATTTATAGAAGAATGTAAAATTACTAATGTATATTCAAAAGGAGATTTAGTTAATGTAGTTACTGATGTTGATATTAAAAGTCAAGAATTATTGATTAAAGGCTTAAAACCTTTAATTGAAAATGCAATTTTTTTTGCAGAGGAAAAAGATAATGAAATATTAACAGATGAATATACATGGGTAATAGATCCTATTGATGGAACAACAAATTTTATATATGATTTTAAACATTCTGCAATTTCAGTTGCTTTATTAAAAGATAAAGTAGTAATTTTAGGTATTTGTTATAATCCGTATTTAGAAGAGATATTTTATGCAATAAAAGAAAATGGAGCTTTTTTAAATGGAGAAAAGATAGAGGTTAGGGAAACGGATTTACAAAATAGTTTAATTATGTGTGGAACAAGTCCATATAAAAAGGAATTGGCTGATGAAACATTTGCTGTTATGAAAGAACTTTATTTAAAAGGGAAAGATGTAAGAAGAAGTGGTTCAGCAGTTAATGATTTATGTTATTTAGCTGCAGGAAGGGTAGAAGGTTTTTATGAAGGTGAATTAGCATTTTGGGATTTTGCAGCAGCGAAACTAATAGTGGAAGAAGCTGGAGGAGTTTTAGAAATTCTAAATGGAAATTGGGGAGATAAGAAATCTGTTAAAGTTATAGCTGGAAATAAGAAAAACATAGATTTAATAAGAGAAATTGTAGAAAAAAATTGTAAATAATATTTAATAAAAACGAATTTTATTTAATTAAAATAAAATTGTAAAAAAAAGTCTTGCATTTAAATGAAAATTAGAGTATAATATTTTTGACTAACATAGCGTTAGTCAACCTCAATTAACCCCCCCTTTAAGAGTTGCCCGGCAGGGTAACTCTTTTTCTATAGATAAATTTATGATTATTGAAATTAAAGATAGAGATTAATTACTATATAGAAAAACAAATATTAAAATAGCGTTATTTTTAAAAAGTTAGAAAAATTAGTGATAAAAAAATATTTAAATATTAGTAAACATTTGTTTAAAACTCCCTTTTATAAAGGGATTTTTTTTTAATATAAATATTGACAAAAAAAAAGAAGTAAGGTATAATATTTTTGAAAATATATAATTAAAAATAGGAGGATAAGAAATGAAAAAAATCTTATTAGGAGTTATTGCATTAACTTCTGCTGCATCTTTTGGTGCTAAATATGAACATTTACATGGATACTTAGAATTAGATGGTAAAGCATCTGTTGAAAAACCAGTATCTTATGAAGATGTAAGTGGTGAAGTAAAAGTTAAAGACTTAGGTGATCAAAAAGATGTAACTTATGAAATTGGAACTAAAGCTGATTTAGGTGTGTTCATGCACGAAAATAAAGAAGTATTTGCATTTATAGGTACTGACTTAAGTGGTAAAAAAGTAGGTAATGCTGATTTAACATTTAATGAAAAAACACCTTACCACTTTGGATTAAGATGGGATTCTGAAATAATTGATACATTCAACATTCAGTTAACTGCAGCTCATAGAAGAGGTGGAGAAGGAATCGCATGGGAAACAAAAAATAAATTAAACGATGAAACTGAAAAAGTGCACAAAGTAAATGGTGTTAAATATGCTATTGAAAAACACTTAACAGCTAAAGGTAAAAAATTAGATGGAACTGATCAAGGATA is a window of Streptobacillus canis DNA encoding:
- a CDS encoding GNAT family N-acetyltransferase, with product MIEFKLLDPIKDEHILYSIVELEDIIFEGASIGNYNIKPMAKYGRVYALLNGKEIVSIIEVMSSFDREMAYIYGLFTNTKYQNQGMAHRILGLVLDDLKKEGIKKVQLTTGTQNVKANKLYLDYNFYVKELLKDEYKDGEERYLYEVLI
- a CDS encoding class I SAM-dependent methyltransferase encodes the protein MSHYYTNNTDLKTNRKDMEITFSNNKYLFTTDIGVFSKNKLDYGTEVMLEDFIKNNKKQKFKLLDIGCGYGTVTVLLSKIYRDSEYTLTDVNDRALELAEVNCKNNEVKNYEIFKSNSFENIDKSFDIIISNPPIRAGKAIIFDIYENAYKHLNSDGDFYCVIQTKHGAKSTEKKLLEVFGNCKTLGIHSGYRVYLCKKEK
- the yaaA gene encoding peroxide stress protein YaaA — protein: MKILIPTAKQMKERNEKERKGINNKTFKVLESILKVDDLSKFFKIKGEQAKIEKKRFEEIRNNIAKEYSAIDLFDGLMYRNIKRENLNDLEWKYLDNIYITSSFYGVINCKENISLHRLDFLNNLDVDGISLKKYWQENFDKSIENEKIVISLLSSEFEEVFSKELREKMIKIIFKDDGKIHSTISKKARGKFLTTMIEKNVMKIEDIKKLEFDGYKLTEEKDNILIFER
- a CDS encoding inositol monophosphatase family protein, yielding MLTNELITKVVEVIIQAGQFIEECKITNVYSKGDLVNVVTDVDIKSQELLIKGLKPLIENAIFFAEEKDNEILTDEYTWVIDPIDGTTNFIYDFKHSAISVALLKDKVVILGICYNPYLEEIFYAIKENGAFLNGEKIEVRETDLQNSLIMCGTSPYKKELADETFAVMKELYLKGKDVRRSGSAVNDLCYLAAGRVEGFYEGELAFWDFAAAKLIVEEAGGVLEILNGNWGDKKSVKVIAGNKKNIDLIREIVEKNCK